A region from the Arachis ipaensis cultivar K30076 chromosome B01, Araip1.1, whole genome shotgun sequence genome encodes:
- the LOC107643417 gene encoding uncharacterized protein LOC107643417 gives MDKDARMQETVDLKNNVELVRSVSDKLLRPSARNYSIFRGQAIDAAGHGKGKYSLIRDTEDYQTGLYDKPLPFFGCGVGWFSFLFGFLCPPMWFYATILYFGNHYKKDPRERAGLGASAIAALVCTVASLIIAVILMLRWWFFQLPGVN, from the exons ATGGATAAAG ATGCTAGGATGCAAGAGACAGTTGATTTGAAAAACAATGTGGAATTAGTGAGATCTGTCTCGGATAAGCTTTTGAGGCCATCTGCGAGAAATTATTCAATATTTAGAG GACAAGCAATAGATGCTGCAGGCCATGGAAAGGGAAAGTATTCGTTAATTAGAGATACAGAGGACTACCAAACCGGACTTTATGATAAACCACTTCCATTTTTCGGATGTGGAGTTGGATGGTTCTC ATTCCTTTTCGGATTCCTATGCCCACCGATGTGGTTTTACGCGACAATCCTCTATTTTGGAAATCACTATAAGAAGGATCCTAGGGAAAGGGCAGGTCTTGGAGCTTCTGCAATTGCT GCATTAGTATGCACCGTGGCATCGCTGATAATAGCAGTCATTCTTATGTTAAGATGGTGGTTCTTCCAGCTTCCAGGTGTAAATTAA